Proteins encoded in a region of the Sulfurimonas marina genome:
- the rplJ gene encoding 50S ribosomal protein L10, which yields MLKSKKAEVIEQLSNSFAETTAVVICDYKGLTVSELEELRKAARAKDASVQVVKNTLANIALEKAGMTGVELKDTNIFIWSNEVINAPKVAANFAKDNEKLVVKAGYLDKEAADAAQIDAYAKLPGREELLGMLAATWMAPLTNLGFGLDALRQKKEAEA from the coding sequence ATGCTTAAATCTAAAAAAGCTGAAGTTATCGAGCAATTATCTAACTCTTTTGCTGAAACAACTGCTGTAGTTATTTGTGACTACAAAGGTTTAACAGTTTCAGAATTAGAAGAGTTAAGAAAAGCTGCTCGTGCTAAAGACGCAAGTGTTCAGGTTGTTAAAAATACTTTAGCAAACATTGCACTAGAAAAAGCAGGTATGACAGGTGTTGAACTTAAAGATACAAATATCTTTATCTGGTCAAACGAAGTTATTAATGCTCCAAAAGTTGCTGCTAATTTCGCTAAAGATAATGAGAAACTAGTTGTTAAAGCTGGTTACTTAGACAAAGAAGCAGCTGATGCAGCGCAAATTGATGCTTACGCTAAACTTCCAGGACGTGAAGAACTTCTTGGTATGCTTGCTGCAACTTGGATGGCACCACTTACAAACCTTGGGTTTGGTCTTGATGCACTTAGACAAAAAAAAGAAGCTGAGGCTTAA
- the rplL gene encoding 50S ribosomal protein L7/L12, translated as MAVTKEDVLEFISGLSVLELSELVKEFEEKFGVSAQPVAVAGVAGGEAAGGAEQTEFNVMLTDAGAKKIGVIKVVRELTGLGLKEAKDACENLPSTIKEGVDKEAAEEAKAKLEEAGATVEVK; from the coding sequence ATGGCTGTAACTAAAGAAGATGTATTAGAATTCATCTCTGGATTATCTGTATTAGAATTATCTGAGCTTGTTAAAGAGTTCGAAGAAAAATTTGGTGTATCTGCACAACCTGTAGCTGTTGCTGGTGTTGCTGGTGGTGAAGCTGCTGGTGGAGCTGAGCAAACTGAATTCAACGTAATGTTAACTGACGCTGGTGCTAAAAAAATCGGTGTTATTAAAGTTGTTCGTGAACTTACTGGTCTTGGTTTAAAAGAAGCTAAAGATGCATGTGAAAACTTACCATCTACAATCAAAGAAGGTGTAGATAAAGAAGCTGCTGAAGAAGCTAAAGCTAAATTAGAAGAAGCTGGTGCAACAGTAGAAGTTAAATAA
- the rpoB gene encoding DNA-directed RNA polymerase subunit beta, with product MLNTLYSGNRLRVDFSKTPQEIEVPNLLQLQQSSYEKFLMLESKDRDASGIEKVFQSVFPIHDAQNRLTVEYIGSEVTNPKYTVRECMERGLTYAVSLRMKTRLVLWDRDENTKEKLGVKDIKEQSIFVRDIPLMTDRTSFIINGVERVVVNQLHRSPGVIFKEEESTTASSKLIYTGQIIPDRGSWLYFEYDPKDILYMRINKRRKVPVTIMFRALGYSKQDILKLFYPIQTIKIEDNNFAIEFNPTDYSGRLGYDLVDTNGKTLVAAGKRLSAKKAQKFIEDGLAEVQYPIEVLLERYLAEPIIDPETGEVLFDTMTHIDESKLKKMAEIGVTEFRIANDLAEGVDSSVINAFNADADSLKLLKQTEEIEDENDLAAIRIYKVMRPGEPVTKEAAHAFVNQLFFDPERYDLTQVGRMKMNHKLGLNVPEYVTVLTHEDIIESVKYVIKVKNGQGHIDDRDHLGNRRIRAIGELLGNELHNGLVKMQKAIRDKLSTMSGPMNELMPHDLINSKMITSTIIEFFSGGQLSQFMDQTNPLSEVTHKRRLSALGEGGLVKERAGFEVRDVHPTHYGRICPIETPEGQNIGLINTLASYAKVNEHGFIEAPYKVMKDGEVTKEIVYLTATQEEGVMIAAASNALDENGQFVEELISVRQDGEILLRSPKDCQYADLSSSMVVGVAASLIPFLEHDDANRALMGSNMQRQAVPLLKAQAPMVGTGVEKLVARDSWECVKAKRGGKVEKADAKHIYVMGEEDGEIFIDYYPLQKNLRTNQNTSFTQKPIVNVGDIVEKGQIIADGPNMDQGELALGVNAMVAFMPWNGYNFEDAIVISEKLIRQDAFTSVHIYEKEVEARELKHGVEEITRDIPNVRDDELAHLDESGIVKIGTQVKGGMILVGKVSPKGEVKPTPEERLLRAIFGEKAGHVVNKSLYCPPSMEGVVVDIKVFTKKGYDKDPRALELEKEERDHLEREHYDRLIMIDKEEMLRVTKLLTREPLVSDVKIGDKEYKAGDLINGDDLAGINRFAMNNVVKSFSEEIQDQYNKTKNHFQKQKRLFRDEHEEKLSILEKDDILPNGVVKYVKVYVATKRHLKVGDKMAGRHGNKGIVSNIVPEVDMPYMEDGRSVDVCLNPLGVPSRMNIGQILEMHLGMAGRELGNQIQAQFETKQKDFLDNLRAKMIEVADIAGLMNAKETIGAMDDEEFLKHARDWAKGVKFATPIFEGVNAVEFEKLYEAARMAEDGKVALYDGRTGEKLKERVNVGYMYILKLHHLVDEKIHARSTGPYSLVTQQPVGGKALFGGQRFGEMEVWALEAYGASAVLKEMLTIKSDDVDGRVRAYKALTKGESVPASGIPETLFVLTKELQALALDVDIMDEVEDNE from the coding sequence ATGTTAAACACTTTATATTCCGGAAACCGTCTTCGTGTAGACTTCTCTAAAACTCCTCAAGAAATAGAAGTACCAAATCTATTACAACTTCAACAAAGTTCATATGAAAAATTCTTAATGTTAGAATCAAAAGATAGAGATGCAAGTGGAATCGAAAAAGTATTCCAATCAGTATTCCCTATTCATGATGCACAAAACAGATTAACTGTAGAATACATCGGTTCTGAAGTTACTAATCCTAAATATACTGTACGTGAATGTATGGAAAGAGGACTTACATATGCAGTAAGTCTTAGAATGAAAACACGTTTAGTATTATGGGACAGAGATGAAAATACTAAAGAGAAACTTGGTGTAAAAGATATTAAAGAACAATCTATTTTTGTTCGTGATATTCCTTTAATGACAGACAGAACATCATTCATTATTAATGGTGTTGAGCGTGTTGTTGTAAATCAGTTACACCGTTCACCGGGTGTTATCTTCAAAGAGGAAGAATCAACAACTGCAAGTTCTAAACTTATCTATACTGGTCAAATTATTCCAGATCGTGGTTCATGGTTATACTTTGAGTACGATCCAAAAGATATCCTATACATGAGAATCAACAAGCGCCGTAAGGTTCCTGTAACAATTATGTTTAGAGCATTAGGTTACTCAAAACAAGATATCTTAAAACTGTTCTATCCGATTCAAACAATTAAAATTGAAGATAACAATTTTGCGATCGAGTTTAATCCAACTGATTATTCTGGACGTTTAGGATATGATCTAGTTGACACTAACGGAAAAACATTAGTAGCTGCTGGTAAAAGATTATCTGCTAAAAAAGCACAAAAATTTATTGAAGATGGTTTAGCAGAAGTTCAATATCCAATTGAAGTTTTATTAGAGCGTTATTTAGCTGAACCAATTATTGATCCGGAAACTGGTGAAGTATTATTTGACACTATGACACACATTGATGAGTCTAAGTTAAAGAAAATGGCTGAAATCGGTGTAACAGAATTCAGAATCGCTAACGATTTAGCTGAAGGTGTTGATAGCTCAGTTATCAATGCATTTAATGCTGATGCTGATTCACTTAAACTTCTAAAACAAACAGAAGAGATTGAAGATGAAAACGATTTAGCAGCGATCCGTATTTACAAAGTGATGCGTCCTGGTGAGCCTGTAACTAAAGAAGCAGCTCATGCATTCGTAAATCAACTTTTCTTTGATCCTGAAAGATATGACTTAACTCAAGTTGGTCGTATGAAAATGAACCATAAACTAGGTCTAAATGTACCTGAGTATGTAACGGTTCTTACTCATGAAGATATCATCGAGTCTGTAAAATACGTTATCAAAGTTAAAAATGGTCAAGGTCACATCGATGACAGAGATCACTTAGGTAACAGACGTATTCGTGCTATCGGTGAGCTTTTAGGTAACGAGTTACACAACGGTTTAGTAAAAATGCAAAAAGCTATCCGTGATAAATTATCTACTATGAGTGGACCAATGAATGAGCTAATGCCTCATGACCTTATCAACTCTAAGATGATTACATCGACTATTATTGAGTTCTTCTCAGGCGGTCAATTATCTCAGTTTATGGACCAAACTAACCCATTATCTGAGGTTACTCACAAACGTCGTCTATCAGCTCTTGGTGAAGGTGGTCTTGTTAAAGAGCGTGCCGGATTCGAAGTGCGTGACGTTCACCCGACTCACTACGGTCGTATCTGTCCAATTGAGACTCCAGAGGGTCAAAATATTGGTCTTATCAATACTTTAGCATCATATGCAAAAGTTAATGAGCATGGTTTCATTGAAGCACCGTACAAAGTGATGAAAGACGGTGAAGTTACAAAAGAGATTGTATATCTAACAGCTACTCAAGAAGAAGGTGTGATGATCGCAGCTGCTTCAAATGCATTAGATGAAAACGGTCAATTTGTAGAAGAACTTATCTCTGTTCGTCAAGATGGTGAGATCTTATTAAGAAGCCCTAAAGATTGTCAATATGCTGACCTTTCATCTAGTATGGTTGTTGGTGTAGCTGCTTCACTTATTCCATTCCTTGAGCACGATGATGCCAACCGTGCACTTATGGGATCGAACATGCAGCGTCAAGCAGTGCCTTTATTAAAAGCACAAGCTCCAATGGTTGGAACAGGTGTTGAGAAACTTGTAGCACGTGACTCTTGGGAATGTGTTAAAGCTAAGCGTGGCGGTAAAGTTGAAAAAGCTGATGCTAAACATATCTATGTAATGGGTGAAGAAGATGGTGAGATTTTTATCGATTACTATCCATTACAAAAGAACTTAAGAACGAACCAAAACACTTCTTTCACGCAAAAACCTATCGTTAACGTAGGTGATATAGTTGAAAAAGGGCAAATTATTGCTGATGGTCCAAATATGGATCAAGGTGAACTTGCTCTTGGTGTAAATGCAATGGTTGCTTTCATGCCTTGGAACGGTTATAACTTCGAGGATGCGATCGTTATTTCTGAAAAGTTAATTCGTCAAGATGCATTTACTTCAGTACATATCTACGAAAAAGAGGTTGAAGCTCGTGAACTTAAACATGGTGTTGAAGAGATCACTCGTGACATCCCTAATGTTCGTGATGATGAATTAGCACACTTAGATGAATCTGGTATTGTTAAGATCGGTACACAAGTAAAAGGTGGAATGATCTTAGTTGGTAAGGTTTCTCCAAAAGGTGAAGTTAAACCAACTCCTGAAGAGAGACTTTTACGTGCAATTTTCGGTGAAAAAGCTGGTCACGTTGTAAATAAATCTTTATACTGTCCACCATCTATGGAAGGTGTTGTTGTAGATATTAAAGTATTTACGAAAAAAGGTTACGACAAAGATCCTCGTGCATTAGAGCTTGAGAAAGAAGAACGTGATCATTTAGAGCGTGAGCACTATGACAGACTAATTATGATCGATAAAGAAGAGATGTTACGTGTAACTAAACTTCTTACTCGTGAACCATTAGTAAGCGATGTAAAAATCGGTGATAAAGAGTATAAAGCCGGAGATTTAATCAATGGTGATGACTTAGCTGGTATCAACCGTTTTGCTATGAACAATGTTGTAAAATCTTTCTCTGAAGAGATTCAAGACCAGTACAACAAAACGAAAAACCATTTCCAAAAGCAAAAACGTCTATTTAGAGATGAGCATGAAGAAAAACTTTCTATTTTAGAAAAAGATGACATCCTTCCAAACGGTGTTGTGAAATATGTTAAAGTTTACGTTGCTACTAAACGTCACCTAAAAGTTGGTGATAAAATGGCAGGACGTCACGGAAATAAAGGTATTGTTTCTAATATCGTTCCTGAAGTTGATATGCCGTACATGGAAGATGGACGTTCAGTTGATGTATGTCTTAACCCACTAGGGGTACCTTCTCGTATGAATATCGGTCAGATTTTAGAGATGCACCTTGGTATGGCTGGACGTGAACTCGGTAACCAGATCCAAGCTCAGTTTGAGACAAAACAAAAAGATTTCTTAGACAACTTACGTGCTAAGATGATTGAAGTTGCTGACATTGCAGGTCTAATGAATGCAAAAGAGACAATCGGTGCTATGGATGATGAAGAGTTTTTAAAACATGCACGTGACTGGGCAAAAGGTGTTAAGTTCGCTACACCTATCTTTGAAGGTGTAAATGCAGTAGAGTTTGAAAAACTTTATGAAGCAGCACGTATGGCGGAAGATGGTAAAGTAGCACTTTATGACGGTAGAACTGGTGAAAAACTAAAAGAGCGTGTAAATGTTGGGTATATGTATATTCTTAAACTTCACCACTTAGTTGATGAAAAAATTCACGCTCGTTCAACTGGACCATACTCTCTTGTTACTCAACAACCGGTTGGTGGTAAAGCACTATTTGGTGGACAAAGATTCGGGGAGATGGAAGTTTGGGCTCTTGAAGCATATGGTGCTTCTGCAGTTCTTAAAGAGATGCTTACAATCAAATCTGATGATGTTGATGGTCGTGTACGTGCATATAAAGCACTTACAAAAGGTG
- the rplA gene encoding 50S ribosomal protein L1, with the protein MSKRYKQLLEKVDSSKSYTITEASSAVKELKSAKFDETVEIAMNLNVDPRHADQMVRGAIVLPHGTGKTVRVAVFAKGAKADEAKAAGADIVGTDELVAQIKEGNIDFDIVVAAPDCMGLVGQVGRILGPKGLMPNPKTGTVTPDVATAVNNVKGGQVNFRVDKKGNIHAGIGKASFDADKIAENLSTFVKAINKQKPASSKGRYIKNAALSLTMSPAVKLDIAELLDTK; encoded by the coding sequence ATGAGCAAAAGATATAAACAATTACTAGAAAAAGTTGACAGCTCTAAGTCTTATACAATCACTGAAGCTTCTTCAGCTGTAAAAGAGCTAAAAAGTGCAAAATTTGACGAGACTGTTGAAATTGCAATGAATTTAAATGTTGATCCACGTCACGCTGACCAAATGGTACGTGGTGCGATCGTTCTTCCACACGGTACTGGTAAAACTGTACGTGTAGCTGTATTTGCTAAAGGTGCAAAAGCTGACGAAGCTAAAGCTGCTGGTGCTGACATTGTTGGTACTGATGAGTTAGTTGCACAAATTAAAGAAGGTAACATCGATTTTGATATCGTTGTTGCTGCACCAGACTGTATGGGTCTAGTTGGTCAAGTAGGACGTATCCTAGGGCCAAAAGGTTTAATGCCTAACCCTAAAACTGGTACTGTAACTCCAGATGTTGCTACTGCTGTTAACAATGTTAAAGGTGGTCAAGTAAACTTCAGAGTTGATAAAAAAGGTAACATTCACGCTGGTATCGGTAAAGCAAGTTTCGATGCTGATAAAATTGCTGAAAACCTTTCTACTTTTGTAAAAGCTATTAATAAACAAAAACCAGCTTCTTCAAAAGGTCGTTACATCAAAAATGCTGCACTTAGTTTAACTATGTCTCCAGCTGTTAAACTTGATATAGCTGAACTTTTAGATACAAAGTAG
- the rpmG gene encoding 50S ribosomal protein L33: MREAIHLGCEKCTRRNYHTTKNKKTHTEKFSVRKYCKFCKEHTVHKEMKL, from the coding sequence ATGAGAGAAGCAATTCACTTAGGTTGTGAGAAATGTACTAGACGTAACTATCACACAACTAAAAATAAAAAAACTCATACTGAAAAATTTTCAGTAAGAAAATACTGTAAATTCTGTAAAGAGCATACAGTACATAAAGAGATGAAACTGTAA
- the secE gene encoding preprotein translocase subunit SecE, with the protein MNLGKHIQNAKLELSKVIFPTKGQVKQAYIAVIVVVSVIAAFLALVDLLMSSVVSAILG; encoded by the coding sequence ATGAATTTAGGTAAACATATCCAAAATGCAAAATTAGAGTTAAGTAAAGTTATCTTTCCTACAAAAGGTCAGGTAAAGCAAGCATATATCGCTGTTATAGTTGTAGTGTCTGTTATCGCTGCATTTTTAGCTCTAGTTGACCTTCTTATGTCATCTGTAGTTTCAGCAATCTTAGGTTAA
- the tuf gene encoding elongation factor Tu: MAKEKFERNKPHVNIGTIGHVDHGKTTLTAAITAVLAVKGDAELMDYDQIDNAPEERERGITIATSHVEYETDTRHYAHVDCPGHADYVKNMITGAAQMDGAILVVSAADGPMPQTREHILLSKQVGVPYIVVFMNKEDMVDDEELLELVEMEIRELLDQYDFPGDDTPIVAGSALKALEEAKSGTLGEWSDKILKLMAEVDAYIPEPERETDKDFLMPVEDVFSISGRGTVVTGRIERGVVKVGDEVEIVGIKDTQKTTVTGVEMFRKEMEMGEAGDNCGILIRGIAKDEVERGQVLCKPGSITPHTKFTAEIYVLSKDEGGRHTPFFTNYRPQFYVRTTDVTGAITLPEGTEMVMPGDNVSITVELIHPIAMEKGTKFAIREGGRTVGAGVVAEILA, from the coding sequence ATGGCAAAAGAAAAGTTTGAACGTAACAAACCCCATGTTAACATTGGTACAATTGGTCACGTTGACCACGGTAAAACTACATTAACAGCTGCTATTACTGCAGTATTAGCTGTTAAAGGTGATGCAGAGCTTATGGATTATGATCAAATCGATAACGCTCCAGAAGAAAGAGAGCGTGGTATTACGATCGCTACTTCACACGTTGAGTACGAAACTGATACTCGTCACTATGCTCACGTTGACTGTCCAGGTCACGCGGACTACGTTAAAAACATGATTACTGGTGCTGCTCAAATGGACGGTGCTATCCTAGTTGTTTCTGCTGCGGACGGCCCGATGCCACAAACTCGTGAGCACATTCTTCTTTCTAAACAAGTTGGTGTACCATACATCGTTGTTTTCATGAACAAAGAAGATATGGTTGATGATGAAGAGTTATTAGAGTTAGTTGAAATGGAAATTCGTGAACTTCTTGATCAATATGACTTCCCAGGTGACGATACTCCAATCGTAGCTGGTTCAGCACTTAAAGCTCTTGAAGAAGCTAAATCTGGTACTCTTGGTGAGTGGTCAGACAAAATTCTTAAACTTATGGCTGAAGTTGATGCTTACATCCCAGAGCCAGAGCGTGAAACTGATAAAGATTTCTTAATGCCAGTTGAAGACGTGTTCTCAATCTCTGGTCGTGGTACAGTTGTTACTGGACGTATCGAGCGTGGTGTTGTTAAAGTTGGTGACGAAGTTGAAATCGTTGGTATCAAAGACACTCAAAAAACAACTGTTACAGGTGTTGAGATGTTCCGTAAAGAGATGGAAATGGGTGAAGCTGGTGATAACTGTGGTATCCTTATCCGTGGTATTGCTAAAGACGAAGTTGAACGTGGTCAAGTTCTTTGTAAGCCAGGTTCAATCACTCCACATACTAAGTTTACAGCTGAGATCTATGTACTAAGTAAAGATGAGGGTGGTCGTCATACTCCATTCTTCACTAACTACCGTCCACAGTTCTACGTACGTACAACAGACGTAACAGGTGCAATTACTTTACCAGAAGGTACTGAAATGGTTATGCCAGGTGATAACGTAAGCATTACTGTTGAGTTAATTCACCCAATTGCTATGGAAAAAGGTACTAAGTTCGCTATCCGTGAAGGTGGTAGAACAGTTGGTGCTGGTGTTGTAGCTGAGATTCTTGCGTAA
- the rplK gene encoding 50S ribosomal protein L11, producing the protein MAKKVDGYIKLQIQAGAANPAPPVGPALGQRGVNIMEFCKAFNEKTKDKMGFKVPTIITVYTDRSFTFVTKQPPASALLMKAAGIKKGSDNPLKNKVAKITREKLMEIVDQKIEDLNTDDKEMAANTIAGQARSMGIEITE; encoded by the coding sequence ATGGCAAAAAAAGTTGATGGTTATATCAAGCTTCAAATTCAAGCCGGTGCTGCTAACCCAGCTCCTCCGGTAGGACCAGCTTTAGGACAACGTGGTGTTAACATCATGGAATTCTGTAAAGCTTTCAATGAAAAAACTAAAGATAAGATGGGATTCAAAGTTCCAACTATCATTACTGTATATACAGATAGAAGTTTTACATTTGTTACTAAACAACCACCTGCATCTGCATTATTAATGAAAGCTGCTGGAATCAAAAAAGGTAGTGACAATCCACTTAAAAACAAAGTGGCAAAAATTACTCGTGAAAAACTTATGGAAATCGTTGATCAAAAGATCGAAGATTTAAATACAGACGATAAAGAGATGGCGGCAAATACTATTGCTGGTCAAGCTCGTTCAATGGGTATTGAGATTACTGAGTAA
- the nusG gene encoding transcription termination/antitermination protein NusG: MAHQWYSIQTYGSDRAVRDAIFNMIEEYGLQEHITDVIVPTEDVIEVKDGKKKVSERSLYSGYVFAKIDLNTEIQHMIQSIPKVSGFIGEGNHPTPLSEHDINVILDRVNNRQAPKPKVFFDSGETVRIIDGPFANFTATVDEYDLEHGTLKLNVSIFGRATPVDISYTQVEKII, translated from the coding sequence ATGGCACATCAATGGTACTCAATCCAGACCTATGGAAGTGACAGAGCAGTTAGAGATGCTATCTTCAATATGATTGAAGAGTATGGACTGCAAGAACATATTACTGATGTAATTGTTCCAACGGAAGATGTTATCGAAGTAAAAGATGGAAAGAAAAAAGTTTCTGAGAGATCTCTTTATAGTGGATATGTTTTTGCTAAAATTGATCTAAATACAGAAATTCAACACATGATCCAATCTATCCCTAAAGTATCAGGGTTTATTGGAGAAGGAAACCATCCGACACCTCTAAGTGAGCATGATATTAATGTTATCTTAGATCGTGTAAATAATCGTCAGGCACCAAAACCAAAAGTATTTTTTGATAGCGGTGAAACTGTACGTATTATTGATGGACCGTTTGCAAACTTTACAGCGACTGTGGACGAGTACGATTTAGAACATGGTACTTTAAAACTCAACGTTTCAATTTTTGGTAGAGCTACTCCTGTAGATATCTCTTACACTCAAGTTGAAAAAATAATTTAA